The proteins below come from a single Mucilaginibacter mali genomic window:
- a CDS encoding RsiV family protein: MKYFFFLMVGLLTVAASCSWNSGGKSVADIAKDTLRYQYKTFKQRAADCGTKPDSGCTVVMFKYPVFPADIALSDTVRHRTATLFGVYKKADTGFRQFADRFMKAYQQDMVNRNTKMIYTLQAQTTIVRQDSALVALQLSGYSFQGGAHGSSLTVFLNWNSKAHKQLRLNDLLIDNYKQPLDSIGEKIFRKQENLSDAEPLKNNYFFAKDKFSLNDNFLVTPTGLRFVYNEYEIKPYAAGKTELFIPYAQIKTLLRVNTVITQYHL; this comes from the coding sequence ATGAAATACTTCTTCTTTTTAATGGTTGGTTTACTTACGGTAGCGGCTTCCTGCTCGTGGAATAGCGGAGGGAAAAGTGTGGCCGATATCGCGAAGGATACTTTACGATATCAATACAAAACCTTTAAACAGCGCGCTGCCGATTGTGGTACCAAACCCGACAGCGGCTGCACGGTGGTGATGTTTAAATACCCGGTCTTCCCGGCCGATATTGCCCTGAGCGATACTGTGAGGCACCGTACAGCCACCCTATTTGGCGTTTACAAAAAGGCTGATACGGGTTTCCGCCAGTTTGCCGACCGGTTTATGAAAGCCTATCAACAGGATATGGTGAACCGGAATACCAAAATGATCTATACCCTGCAGGCGCAAACAACCATTGTAAGGCAGGATTCGGCTTTGGTGGCCTTGCAGTTATCGGGATACAGTTTCCAGGGAGGGGCACATGGCAGCAGCCTGACCGTTTTTTTAAACTGGAACAGCAAAGCACATAAACAGCTAAGGCTTAACGATCTGCTGATAGATAATTACAAGCAGCCGCTGGATTCTATCGGCGAGAAGATATTCCGCAAGCAGGAAAATTTAAGCGATGCCGAGCCGCTGAAGAATAATTACTTTTTTGCTAAGGATAAATTTAGCCTGAACGACAATTTCCTTGTTACCCCTACCGGCCTGCGTTTTGTTTATAACGAGTATGAGATAAAACCATACGCGGCGGGAAAAACAGAATTATTTATACCTTACGCGCAAATTAAAACATTGCTGCGGGTAAATACCGTCATCACCCAATACCATCTGTAA
- a CDS encoding DHA2 family efflux MFS transporter permease subunit — MDPIKRRLLILTVLCAAVMELIDISIVNVALSHMSGNLGATIEDTSWVITSYAIANVIIIPITSFLTANLGRRNYYIGSIVLFTFCSFMCGNADNIWVLVFFRFLQGIGGGALLSVSQAVMFEVFPKEKQGIASAIFGIGVFIGPTIGPTLGGYITENYSWPWIFYINIPLGIATAISCYFLLTEPPVKPKASAVDWTGIALLAIGVGTLQTVLERGETEDWFATGYIVVFTIIAIISLTAFIFWELRVPNPVVNLRVLKSKSLSVAAVLTFVTGIGMFTSIFLVPVIAQRLLGFTPTESGLLLLPGAILALFALMTAGKLLQAGISPILIVAAGFGMFMLFSWNMSQINTEVSAGAISVNLIFRAIGMACLTVPLTSLAVSSLDPKDIPQGAALNNMMRQLGGSFGISIVNTYSARRFALHRTDLITNITAADPATASRLNGYTNYFQSKGISLIDAKHKAMGLIDLSVVKQSTLLSYLDAFLLIGLLFALALPLLLFVIKRSPVKRPAVIVSDH, encoded by the coding sequence ATGGACCCGATCAAACGAAGATTACTGATACTAACCGTGCTTTGCGCCGCGGTAATGGAGTTGATAGATATTTCTATCGTAAACGTTGCCCTGTCGCACATGAGCGGTAATTTGGGCGCTACTATCGAGGATACCAGTTGGGTGATCACTTCTTATGCCATCGCCAACGTAATTATCATCCCCATCACCAGCTTCCTAACTGCCAATTTGGGCAGGCGCAATTATTATATCGGGTCTATTGTGCTGTTTACCTTTTGTTCGTTCATGTGCGGCAATGCCGATAATATCTGGGTGCTGGTGTTCTTCCGCTTTTTGCAGGGCATCGGTGGCGGGGCCTTGCTGTCTGTATCACAGGCGGTAATGTTTGAGGTATTCCCTAAAGAAAAGCAAGGCATTGCCAGCGCTATATTTGGTATCGGTGTGTTTATCGGGCCAACCATTGGCCCAACTTTGGGTGGCTATATCACCGAAAACTATTCGTGGCCATGGATCTTTTACATCAACATCCCGCTGGGTATCGCCACAGCTATTTCTTGCTACTTTCTGCTTACCGAGCCACCTGTTAAACCCAAAGCAAGCGCGGTAGACTGGACCGGCATAGCACTGCTGGCTATTGGTGTGGGCACCCTGCAAACCGTGCTGGAGCGTGGCGAAACCGAGGACTGGTTTGCCACAGGATATATCGTGGTATTTACCATTATCGCTATCATTTCGCTTACCGCCTTTATATTTTGGGAATTGCGGGTGCCTAACCCGGTGGTTAACCTGCGGGTGCTGAAAAGCAAATCGTTAAGTGTGGCGGCGGTGCTCACCTTTGTTACGGGGATCGGCATGTTCACCTCCATATTCCTTGTACCGGTTATCGCGCAGCGTTTATTGGGCTTCACCCCTACCGAAAGCGGCCTGTTGCTACTGCCAGGGGCTATACTGGCGCTGTTTGCGCTAATGACAGCCGGAAAACTATTACAGGCCGGCATATCCCCCATACTGATCGTAGCCGCCGGGTTCGGCATGTTTATGCTGTTTAGCTGGAACATGAGCCAAATTAATACCGAAGTATCCGCAGGGGCTATCAGTGTTAACCTCATTTTCAGGGCCATCGGGATGGCTTGTTTAACGGTGCCGCTTACTTCACTGGCCGTATCATCCTTAGATCCTAAAGACATCCCCCAGGGTGCCGCGCTTAACAATATGATGCGGCAGTTGGGCGGCTCGTTCGGGATATCTATTGTAAACACCTATAGCGCAAGGCGTTTCGCCCTGCACCGTACCGACCTGATCACCAACATCACTGCTGCCGACCCGGCAACCGCCAGTAGGTTGAACGGCTATACCAACTACTTCCAAAGTAAGGGCATCAGTTTGATAGATGCTAAACACAAGGCCATGGGCCTGATAGATCTGTCGGTAGTAAAGCAATCGACCCTGTTAAGTTATCTCGATGCCTTTTTGCTCATCGGCCTGCTATTCGCATTGGCTTTGCCGCTGCTGCTGTTTGTGATTAAGAGATCGCCGGTGAAAAGACCGGCAGTTATTGTGTCCGATCATTAA
- a CDS encoding SDR family oxidoreductase, whose protein sequence is MNINNKTILVTGGGSGIGLEIAKQLLAKGNKVIITGRTEEKLKKATETLNGVHYIATDVNNAGDVAKLEKYLSDNFGGLDILINNAGQASYYKLDEDSDIAAKAAAEIQTNYLAIINLNEKLLPLLKASKEAAIVNVSSIAAFVPNSGIPTYSASKAALHSYSQSLRYVLGKTTAVKVFELMPPLVNTEFSSAIGGANGIPPAEVADSLVEAFENDIYEIHTGKTAAIYELSRTKPEDAFYAMNQARGN, encoded by the coding sequence ATGAATATTAACAACAAAACGATCCTGGTTACCGGTGGTGGCTCGGGTATAGGTTTAGAAATTGCCAAACAATTGTTAGCCAAAGGCAATAAAGTGATCATTACCGGTCGCACAGAAGAAAAACTAAAAAAGGCGACAGAAACGTTGAATGGTGTGCATTACATCGCAACTGATGTAAATAATGCTGGTGACGTGGCTAAACTGGAGAAATACCTGTCGGATAATTTCGGCGGGCTGGATATCCTGATCAACAACGCAGGCCAGGCCAGCTATTACAAATTAGACGAGGATAGCGATATTGCCGCCAAAGCAGCAGCAGAGATCCAAACCAACTACCTGGCCATCATCAATCTTAATGAAAAGTTATTGCCACTACTTAAAGCATCGAAAGAGGCCGCGATAGTTAACGTATCATCTATAGCCGCATTTGTACCCAACAGCGGCATCCCTACTTATAGTGCAAGCAAAGCAGCGCTACATTCGTACAGCCAATCGTTAAGATATGTACTGGGCAAAACAACTGCTGTTAAAGTATTTGAGTTGATGCCGCCGTTGGTTAATACCGAATTTTCCAGCGCGATAGGTGGCGCGAATGGCATCCCTCCCGCTGAAGTTGCGGACAGCCTGGTAGAAGCGTTTGAAAACGACATCTATGAGATCCATACCGGCAAAACAGCGGCCATATATGAACTATCACGCACTAAACCCGAAGACGCATTTTATGCGATGAACCAGGCGAGGGGGAATTAA
- a CDS encoding endonuclease MutS2, whose translation MLYPQNSADKLGFIDVKELIKAHCLSDMGRQMVDRIQVMNNYDNIRKFLSQAGEFKNILVNNAALPISHFFDIKSLANKARIEGAFLSEEEFYQVQASLTTVFAVIAYFNEREGQYPNLEALFEHLPIEKVILKKIDMVIDAKGKIRPNASRELAEITSGIAKAEQEARSKIDQVFKSATGNGWTADGSLTVRDGRLCIPLLAENKRKLKGFIHDESASGQTVYMEPEEVFALNNKVRDLEFERRREIVKILTALTDELRPYTPLLLSYHGLLTKLDFVRAKALFAIDIEGEMPEVVQDARIKLINARHPLLFLSFKKEHKMVVPLNVQIDEGTRVVVVSGPNAGGKSVCMKTVGLLQMMVQAGLLIPAADNSVVGVFKQLFVDIGDDQSIESDLSTYSAHLSKMKHFVENANGKTLVLIDEFGTGTDPQFGGPIAEAVLESLNHKKVRGMVTTHYSNLKIFASNTEGLENASMLFDNVNMKPMYMLEVGKPGSSYAFEIAQKIGLPQQVLNLARNKIGTSQKKVDTLLVDLEREKKEIFDTKLQLDKQQRKVNTLLKENEQLKSYLEENQKALIRDARQQAKNIILDANKLVENTISEIKSSQADKEKTRTLRENLNKELQKNTIKPEAPKQATPADDEIKPGDWVKLVDSETTGQVIEIIKENVVIAIGDLRTVAKKKRVQKVSKREIPKEVRRSYNSSSTSDVANFSPEIDVRGQRGEEALYNIEKVLDRAIMMGYGTLKILHGKGDGILRKLIRDYLRKYEQVSRMEDEHADRGGDGITYVYLR comes from the coding sequence ATGCTATACCCGCAAAATAGTGCCGATAAATTAGGCTTCATCGATGTTAAGGAACTGATAAAAGCCCATTGCCTTAGCGATATGGGCCGCCAGATGGTTGACCGGATACAGGTAATGAATAATTACGATAATATCCGCAAATTCCTGAGCCAGGCCGGCGAGTTCAAAAATATTTTGGTAAACAATGCCGCGCTGCCCATCAGCCATTTCTTCGATATTAAATCGCTGGCTAACAAGGCGAGGATAGAAGGAGCATTTTTGAGCGAGGAGGAGTTTTACCAGGTGCAGGCATCGCTAACTACGGTGTTTGCGGTGATAGCTTACTTCAACGAGCGGGAAGGCCAGTACCCAAATCTCGAAGCTCTGTTCGAACATTTGCCGATTGAAAAGGTCATACTGAAAAAGATAGATATGGTGATCGATGCCAAGGGGAAGATCCGTCCCAACGCGTCGCGCGAACTGGCTGAAATTACATCGGGTATTGCCAAAGCCGAACAAGAGGCCCGCAGCAAAATAGACCAGGTATTTAAAAGCGCTACCGGCAACGGCTGGACGGCAGATGGTTCGCTTACCGTGCGTGATGGCCGCCTGTGTATCCCGCTGCTTGCCGAAAATAAACGTAAGCTGAAAGGTTTTATCCATGATGAATCCGCATCAGGCCAAACCGTGTACATGGAACCGGAGGAGGTTTTCGCCCTGAATAATAAAGTGCGCGACCTTGAATTTGAGCGCCGCCGCGAAATTGTAAAGATCCTGACCGCCCTGACGGATGAACTCCGTCCGTATACGCCGCTGCTTTTATCGTACCACGGCTTATTAACCAAGCTCGATTTTGTGCGGGCCAAGGCACTCTTCGCTATTGATATCGAAGGTGAGATGCCCGAGGTGGTGCAGGATGCCCGCATTAAACTGATCAATGCACGGCATCCGCTGCTGTTCCTGAGTTTTAAAAAAGAGCATAAAATGGTAGTGCCGCTAAATGTGCAGATAGATGAGGGTACAAGGGTAGTGGTGGTATCAGGCCCAAACGCCGGCGGTAAATCGGTTTGTATGAAAACCGTAGGCTTGTTGCAAATGATGGTGCAGGCCGGCTTGCTGATCCCCGCTGCGGATAATAGCGTGGTAGGCGTGTTCAAGCAATTGTTTGTTGATATTGGTGATGACCAGAGTATAGAAAGCGACCTGAGTACCTACAGCGCCCACCTGAGCAAAATGAAGCACTTTGTAGAGAATGCCAACGGCAAAACCCTGGTGCTGATTGATGAATTTGGCACCGGAACCGATCCGCAATTTGGCGGCCCGATAGCCGAGGCGGTGTTGGAATCGCTTAACCATAAAAAGGTGCGCGGTATGGTAACCACCCACTACAGCAACCTGAAGATCTTCGCCAGCAATACCGAGGGGCTGGAAAATGCCTCGATGCTGTTTGATAACGTGAACATGAAACCCATGTACATGCTGGAAGTAGGTAAGCCCGGCAGCAGCTACGCCTTTGAGATAGCCCAAAAGATAGGCCTGCCGCAACAGGTGCTTAATTTGGCCAGGAATAAGATCGGCACCAGTCAGAAAAAGGTGGATACCCTGCTGGTTGATCTGGAACGTGAGAAAAAAGAGATCTTCGATACCAAACTGCAACTGGATAAGCAGCAGCGCAAGGTAAATACCCTGCTAAAGGAAAACGAGCAGCTAAAAAGCTACCTGGAAGAAAATCAAAAGGCACTGATCCGCGATGCCAGGCAACAGGCCAAAAATATCATTCTTGACGCGAACAAACTGGTAGAAAACACCATATCCGAAATTAAAAGCAGCCAGGCCGATAAGGAGAAAACCCGCACCCTGCGCGAGAACCTGAATAAAGAACTGCAAAAAAACACCATAAAACCCGAAGCGCCGAAGCAAGCGACACCTGCCGATGATGAAATAAAACCCGGCGATTGGGTTAAACTGGTCGATTCGGAAACGACGGGGCAGGTCATCGAAATTATAAAGGAAAACGTAGTGATCGCCATCGGCGATTTGCGGACTGTAGCCAAAAAGAAGCGGGTACAAAAAGTATCTAAAAGGGAAATACCGAAAGAGGTGAGGCGCAGCTACAATAGTTCATCAACCAGCGATGTGGCTAACTTTAGCCCGGAGATTGACGTGCGCGGCCAAAGGGGGGAAGAGGCTTTATATAACATAGAAAAGGTATTAGACCGCGCCATTATGATGGGCTACGGCACCCTGAAGATCCTGCACGGCAAAGGCGATGGCATCCTGCGTAAACTCATCCGCGATTACCTGCGCAAATACGAGCAGGTGAGCCGCATGGAAGATGAACACGCTGACAGGGGCGGGGATGGGATCACTTATGTTTATTTGAGGTAG
- a CDS encoding YggS family pyridoxal phosphate-dependent enzyme, whose product MSIADNIIALKKETDQYNVTLVVVSKTKPIEDIQQAYDAGQRVFGENQVQELVEKYEALPKDIEWHLIGHLQTNKVKYIAPFISLIQSVDSIKLLQEINKHALKNDRVIDCLLQIYIADEETKYGLSFDEAIELLRSEEYAELKNIRIRGLMGIATNTDNEKQIKEEFYELDTFFDGLSQSIFRKEDTFDELSMGMSSDYKIAMEQGSTMIRVGSTVFGARVIKHFRNN is encoded by the coding sequence ATGAGCATTGCAGATAATATAATAGCACTAAAAAAAGAAACCGATCAGTACAATGTTACGCTGGTAGTGGTATCCAAGACCAAACCGATCGAAGATATTCAGCAAGCCTATGATGCCGGTCAGCGCGTTTTTGGCGAGAACCAGGTGCAGGAACTGGTAGAGAAATACGAAGCCTTGCCAAAGGATATTGAATGGCACCTCATCGGCCACCTGCAAACCAATAAGGTAAAATATATTGCCCCTTTCATCAGCCTGATCCAATCGGTAGATAGTATAAAACTGTTGCAGGAGATCAACAAGCACGCGCTGAAGAATGACCGGGTGATAGACTGCCTGCTGCAGATCTACATTGCCGACGAGGAAACCAAATACGGACTAAGCTTTGACGAGGCGATAGAGCTGCTACGATCTGAAGAGTATGCCGAACTAAAAAATATCCGCATCCGCGGGTTGATGGGCATTGCCACCAATACCGATAACGAAAAGCAGATAAAAGAAGAGTTTTACGAGCTGGATACCTTTTTTGATGGCCTGAGCCAAAGCATCTTCCGCAAAGAGGATACGTTTGATGAACTATCAATGGGCATGTCAAGCGATTACAAAATAGCCATGGAGCAAGGCAGCACCATGATACGCGTGGGCAGCACGGTGTTTGGGGCAAGGGTGATCAAGCACTTCAGAAACAATTGA
- a CDS encoding RsiV family protein: MRDITYYFCLLPAIITISACSHKKKPGNRTDTLATLVSPATISTDTITYANESLRAQDTLRKDEQGNYDYSQLNYPAFKTLPALNREIEKAMLNSLGDEKPAGQSFKAYFDEYQKSFAEPDSSDTENIHASTLDLNISVSLQAANLVVLTWSEETSGGTHPNTNTGFINWNPKTDRRITLNDILINDHTTGLNKVAESIFRKDAKLGPRAPLTNYNFDNGEFALNNNFEITEKGLRFYYNSYEIQAYAYGPTELLVPYSSIKHLLRPNTVVTQFIK, translated from the coding sequence GTGCGCGATATAACTTACTATTTCTGCCTTCTACCAGCCATCATCACCATATCGGCCTGCTCACATAAAAAAAAGCCGGGCAACCGCACAGATACCCTGGCTACGCTGGTATCACCGGCTACCATCAGCACCGATACGATAACCTACGCTAATGAATCTTTACGGGCGCAAGATACCCTACGCAAGGATGAGCAGGGCAATTATGATTACAGCCAGTTAAATTATCCGGCATTTAAAACCTTGCCGGCCTTAAACCGGGAGATAGAAAAAGCGATGCTTAACAGTCTTGGCGATGAAAAGCCGGCCGGCCAATCTTTCAAAGCCTATTTCGATGAATACCAAAAGAGTTTTGCCGAACCCGACAGCAGCGATACCGAAAATATTCATGCCAGTACCTTAGATCTCAACATCAGCGTTTCGCTGCAGGCCGCAAACCTGGTGGTGCTAACCTGGTCTGAAGAAACCAGCGGCGGAACACACCCAAATACCAATACCGGTTTTATTAACTGGAACCCTAAAACCGACAGGAGAATTACACTTAACGATATTTTGATAAACGATCATACTACCGGTTTAAATAAGGTGGCGGAAAGCATATTCAGGAAAGACGCTAAACTTGGTCCCCGGGCGCCATTAACTAATTACAATTTTGATAATGGCGAATTTGCGCTTAATAATAACTTTGAAATAACTGAGAAGGGGCTTAGGTTTTATTATAACAGTTACGAGATACAAGCCTACGCGTATGGCCCTACCGAACTGCTGGTCCCTTATTCATCAATTAAACATTTGCTGCGGCCTAATACCGTGGTTACTCAATTTATTAAATAA
- a CDS encoding Rrf2 family transcriptional regulator — MNARFQIAIHILTLLNKSEGELLSSDYIAGSLNTNPALVRKEISNLRNHGFIESKEGKGGGYSLSKPAAKITLADIYQTVKTGAVLGTSKNEPNPDCPVGKQISGEINKLYMDVDLTILSKLATITLEKFGEGFN, encoded by the coding sequence ATGAACGCCCGCTTCCAGATAGCAATACATATTTTAACCCTGCTGAATAAATCGGAGGGAGAACTGCTGTCGTCGGACTATATTGCCGGGAGCCTGAACACCAACCCCGCGCTGGTACGTAAAGAGATCAGCAATTTGCGCAACCATGGCTTTATTGAAAGCAAGGAGGGCAAAGGCGGCGGCTATTCGCTGAGCAAACCCGCTGCTAAAATTACCCTGGCCGATATTTATCAAACCGTAAAAACAGGCGCTGTATTAGGTACATCAAAGAATGAACCTAACCCCGATTGCCCGGTGGGGAAACAGATCAGCGGCGAGATCAATAAATTATATATGGATGTTGACCTAACCATTTTAAGCAAACTGGCCACCATCACCCTCGAAAAATTTGGCGAGGGATTTAATTAA
- a CDS encoding aspartate kinase, translating to MLVYKFGGASVKDARGVKNLANIVQHNAQHLLFIVVSAMGKTTNALEKLAKAYYEQDSDMHDIFEDIKQYHYQIAHDLFGDEDPVFIDLNNTFVEIDWMLEDEPQDDFDFIYDQIVSIGELASTRIVNAYLNHFGINSTWLDVRGYIHTDNTYREGLVDMDKSCAIIKKEIPALLQKGVVVTQGFLGGTSENFTTTLGREGSDYTAAIFASCLQAKSVTTWKDVPGILNADPKLFSDTVKFDELTYNEAIEMTYYGATVIHPKTIKPLQNAGIPLLVKPFNDVNGAGTIIKEHANQHFPKPVIIVKPGQTLLSVSAKDYSFISEDHLSDVFRLFAKHHVHINIMQTSALSFSVCFNVHEERFEQLLTDLKKDFKVKYNSGLTLYTIRHFQQNALRDLIGDKTVLLEQTSRNTAQVVVK from the coding sequence ATGCTGGTCTATAAATTCGGTGGCGCATCGGTAAAGGATGCCAGGGGCGTAAAGAATCTCGCCAATATTGTTCAACATAACGCGCAGCATCTGTTGTTCATCGTGGTATCGGCCATGGGCAAAACCACCAACGCGCTGGAAAAGCTGGCCAAAGCTTACTACGAGCAGGACAGTGATATGCACGATATTTTTGAAGATATCAAGCAATATCATTACCAGATTGCGCACGATCTTTTTGGCGATGAGGATCCGGTATTCATCGACCTGAACAACACTTTTGTAGAGATAGACTGGATGCTGGAGGATGAGCCGCAGGATGATTTCGATTTTATTTACGATCAGATCGTCTCGATTGGCGAACTGGCTTCAACCCGAATCGTAAACGCCTATCTTAATCATTTTGGCATCAACAGTACCTGGCTTGATGTGCGCGGGTATATCCATACCGATAATACCTACCGCGAGGGCTTGGTAGATATGGATAAAAGCTGCGCCATTATTAAAAAGGAAATACCAGCGCTGTTGCAAAAGGGCGTTGTAGTTACACAGGGATTTTTAGGCGGCACTTCCGAGAACTTTACCACCACCCTTGGCCGCGAGGGGTCTGATTATACGGCTGCGATATTTGCATCGTGCCTGCAGGCAAAATCGGTTACCACCTGGAAGGATGTACCCGGCATTTTAAACGCCGACCCAAAGCTGTTTAGCGATACCGTTAAGTTTGATGAACTTACTTATAACGAAGCCATAGAAATGACCTATTACGGCGCCACGGTTATCCACCCCAAAACCATTAAACCCCTGCAAAACGCCGGCATCCCGCTACTGGTTAAACCTTTTAACGATGTAAACGGCGCGGGTACCATTATTAAAGAGCATGCTAATCAACATTTTCCCAAACCGGTAATAATTGTTAAGCCGGGACAAACGCTACTATCAGTATCGGCCAAGGATTACTCCTTTATATCCGAAGATCACCTGAGCGATGTTTTCCGCCTGTTTGCCAAACATCATGTGCATATCAATATCATGCAAACATCGGCCCTTAGCTTCAGCGTATGCTTTAACGTGCACGAGGAACGCTTTGAGCAGCTACTGACCGATTTGAAAAAGGATTTTAAAGTAAAATACAACAGTGGCCTTACGCTGTATACCATACGCCACTTTCAGCAAAACGCGCTACGCGATTTGATCGGCGATAAGACCGTGCTACTGGAACAGACCAGTCGTAACACAGCGCAGGTAGTGGTGAAGTGA
- a CDS encoding DUF4296 domain-containing protein — MRNYKYFFFLIILVLASCLSEESVPNNVIQEDRMTGLMVELHLVDGDLFNIQQTPDTIYKYSMGRYQAAFKKYRTDSVQFKKSFNWYVKHPIKLDEVCDNVIKILQAKTDSVAKIKPSKPSAPNNTPVNVPAQ, encoded by the coding sequence ATGCGCAACTATAAATATTTCTTTTTTTTAATCATCCTTGTTTTGGCATCGTGCCTGAGCGAGGAGTCGGTGCCAAATAATGTCATCCAGGAGGACCGCATGACCGGCCTGATGGTGGAATTACATTTGGTAGACGGCGACCTGTTTAACATACAGCAGACACCAGATACCATTTATAAATACAGTATGGGCCGCTACCAGGCCGCCTTTAAAAAATACCGTACCGATTCGGTGCAGTTTAAAAAAAGTTTCAACTGGTATGTTAAACATCCCATTAAGCTGGATGAAGTGTGTGATAATGTGATAAAAATACTACAGGCCAAAACCGATTCGGTGGCGAAGATCAAGCCGTCCAAACCATCGGCCCCTAACAATACGCCTGTTAACGTTCCTGCCCAATAA
- a CDS encoding GNAT family N-acetyltransferase, with protein MTEIQLRIAKKEDCPRLMELIHELAVFERAPDEVTVTLAEFEEAGFGAKPVWKTFVAEDNGVIIGMALYYIRYSTWKGQRLYLEDLIVTESYRGKGAGKLLFNRCVQEAHEMGFNGMTWQVLDWNEPAIKFYHLYGAGIEVGWLNASLSKEQLAAFNA; from the coding sequence ATGACTGAAATACAATTACGAATAGCAAAAAAAGAAGATTGCCCGCGTTTGATGGAGCTGATACATGAACTGGCTGTATTTGAACGCGCGCCCGATGAAGTAACCGTTACCCTGGCCGAGTTTGAAGAAGCCGGCTTTGGCGCCAAACCGGTTTGGAAAACCTTTGTAGCCGAAGACAATGGCGTGATCATCGGTATGGCCTTGTACTACATCCGTTATTCAACATGGAAGGGGCAGCGCCTTTACCTTGAAGATCTGATCGTAACCGAAAGTTACCGTGGCAAAGGTGCCGGCAAGCTGCTGTTTAACCGTTGTGTGCAGGAAGCACACGAAATGGGCTTTAACGGGATGACCTGGCAGGTGCTTGACTGGAACGAGCCGGCTATAAAATTCTATCACCTGTATGGGGCCGGTATCGAGGTCGGTTGGTTAAACGCCTCGTTATCAAAGGAGCAACTGGCCGCGTTTAACGCCTAA
- a CDS encoding NAD(P)-dependent oxidoreductase, with product MKIALIGATGFTGTAVLNEAVSRGHQVTAIARNTEKITVKNDLITPVQADVNDVAALTEILKGHDAVASSFNAGWTNPDLYADFIKGSEDIQEATKQAGVKRLIVIGGAGSLYIAPGVQLVDTPQFPAEWKEGATAARDYLNILKKETELNWTFISPAINLHPGERTGKFRLGTDNPVFDADQKCEISVEDLAVALVDELEKNQFVRQRFTLGY from the coding sequence ATGAAAATTGCATTGATTGGCGCTACCGGCTTTACAGGTACCGCAGTTTTAAACGAAGCCGTAAGCCGTGGCCACCAGGTAACCGCCATTGCCCGTAACACAGAAAAGATAACTGTTAAAAACGATTTGATTACCCCGGTACAGGCCGATGTGAACGATGTAGCGGCACTGACTGAAATATTAAAAGGCCACGATGCCGTTGCCAGTTCGTTCAATGCCGGTTGGACTAACCCTGATCTGTATGCCGATTTTATAAAAGGTTCGGAAGATATACAGGAAGCCACTAAACAGGCCGGGGTTAAAAGGCTGATAGTAATTGGCGGTGCGGGTAGCTTGTACATTGCCCCTGGTGTACAACTGGTAGACACCCCGCAATTCCCTGCCGAATGGAAAGAAGGCGCCACCGCCGCCCGCGATTACCTGAACATTCTGAAAAAGGAAACTGAACTGAATTGGACGTTTATAAGCCCGGCTATTAACCTGCACCCGGGCGAGCGTACCGGTAAATTCCGTTTAGGTACCGATAACCCGGTGTTTGATGCTGATCAGAAATGTGAGATATCTGTAGAGGATCTGGCGGTTGCGCTGGTGGATGAATTGGAGAAGAACCAGTTTGTGCGGCAGCGGTTTACGCTGGGCTATTAA